A stretch of Aureispira sp. CCB-E DNA encodes these proteins:
- a CDS encoding dynamin family protein yields MSKIEVSQHIKELKASLKLMGSNLLVAAREFGASKETREILKGQIDNINENFLFVIVGEVNAGKSSFVNALLGSPICATSHEICTQDVQKIIYGEQETLTQDTHERITTRQFPADILKEITVVDTPGTNSRELDHQVITERFIPKCNLVLFVFQLDNIHVQSAWDLFQKIKGEWSKKVVFVLTKADRYSEEEKINYKNILTKYAINENIENPLIYVTSSKLEDEGKTAESGFAPIRDYINSDVLKNAALNKIIEDVKVIKKLMADIHQEFDLRKTKFAKDTEARERIASIIKSKESLTLSNIQNLTRKCLAAYDANTEKTLEELNKGIGFFSFTFKSIRSVFGGESTQEWLEKVNKEHVERLNKDTNLILDSGVDSLKSDITYMVIGVKEELDALEDIRIRPTEMFHKIDEKRNEIVHSLKQNLTDFLDKSSVFKGDQVVKGNGVDYTGVNVAGGVAAVGGALTFITQISVLDITGGIATGLGLLLAGGIAFSKKGKYIADVKEALAQKRVLFEETLTQNLSSYFNQIKLKINDQFVDFDYHLKSEANQIKEYDKVAHQLKNELKEVERKIFS; encoded by the coding sequence ATGAGCAAAATAGAAGTCAGTCAACATATAAAAGAGTTAAAAGCCTCCTTAAAATTAATGGGCTCCAATCTTCTAGTAGCTGCTAGAGAATTTGGTGCTAGTAAAGAAACTAGAGAAATTTTAAAAGGGCAAATTGATAATATTAATGAAAACTTTTTGTTTGTCATTGTTGGAGAAGTAAATGCAGGCAAAAGTAGTTTTGTCAATGCTTTGTTGGGTAGCCCTATCTGTGCCACTAGCCATGAAATTTGTACGCAAGATGTACAAAAAATCATCTATGGCGAACAAGAAACATTGACTCAAGATACACACGAACGCATTACAACACGTCAGTTTCCCGCGGACATTCTAAAAGAAATTACGGTAGTTGATACGCCTGGCACCAACAGTAGAGAACTAGATCATCAAGTGATTACAGAACGCTTCATTCCTAAATGTAATTTGGTCTTGTTTGTTTTTCAATTGGACAACATCCACGTACAATCTGCTTGGGATTTGTTTCAAAAAATAAAAGGCGAATGGTCTAAAAAAGTAGTTTTTGTTCTTACCAAAGCCGACCGTTACAGCGAGGAAGAAAAGATCAACTATAAGAACATTCTAACCAAGTACGCCATTAACGAAAACATTGAAAATCCATTGATATATGTTACCTCTTCTAAATTAGAAGACGAAGGCAAAACTGCTGAAAGTGGTTTTGCTCCCATTCGAGATTATATCAATAGTGATGTTTTAAAAAATGCTGCTCTAAATAAAATTATTGAAGATGTCAAGGTGATTAAAAAGCTCATGGCAGATATTCATCAGGAGTTCGATTTGCGCAAAACAAAATTTGCTAAAGATACGGAAGCAAGGGAAAGAATCGCTAGCATTATCAAAAGCAAAGAATCGCTCACTTTGTCTAACATTCAAAATTTAACCCGTAAATGCTTGGCGGCTTATGATGCCAATACTGAAAAGACATTGGAGGAATTGAACAAAGGTATTGGATTCTTTAGCTTTACCTTTAAGTCCATTCGCTCTGTCTTTGGAGGTGAAAGTACCCAAGAATGGCTAGAAAAAGTCAACAAAGAACATGTAGAACGCTTGAACAAGGATACCAATTTAATCTTAGATAGTGGTGTTGATAGCCTTAAAAGTGACATTACCTATATGGTTATTGGTGTCAAAGAGGAACTAGATGCTTTGGAGGACATTCGTATTCGTCCGACAGAAATGTTTCATAAAATTGACGAAAAACGCAATGAAATTGTACATTCTCTCAAGCAAAATTTGACCGACTTTTTGGATAAATCTTCTGTTTTTAAAGGTGATCAAGTTGTCAAAGGCAATGGGGTTGATTATACAGGTGTTAATGTAGCGGGTGGTGTTGCCGCTGTTGGTGGTGCCTTGACATTTATTACTCAAATTTCTGTTTTGGACATTACTGGGGGCATTGCTACGGGACTTGGCTTGTTATTGGCTGGCGGTATTGCCTTTAGCAAAAAAGGAAAATATATCGCTGATGTAAAAGAAGCTTTGGCTCAAAAACGAGTACTTTTTGAAGAAACGCTGACCCAAAATTTAAGTAGTTATTTTAATCAAATTAAACTAAAAATCAACGATCAGTTTGTCGATTTTGACTATCACCTAAAATCAGAAGCCAACCAAATCAAGGAATACGACAAAGTTGCGCACCAACTCAAAAATGAGTTAAAAGAAGTTGAACGTAAGATTTTTAGTTAA
- a CDS encoding VOC family protein: protein MKFRIARHATNLQAMVDFYTQNLELEILGGFNNHSDYDGVFLGKKGLDWHLEFTVSSDAPEHHPDEDDLLVFYMPSVEDLERIKANFEANKIPSVKAKNTYWDNYGLTYVDPDGFRVVVVYQEK from the coding sequence ATGAAATTCCGAATTGCTCGACATGCAACTAATTTGCAAGCTATGGTTGATTTTTACACTCAAAATTTGGAACTGGAAATCTTAGGTGGTTTTAACAATCATAGTGATTATGATGGGGTCTTTTTAGGCAAAAAAGGCTTGGATTGGCATCTAGAATTTACAGTATCTTCTGATGCTCCTGAACACCATCCAGACGAGGATGATTTATTGGTTTTTTATATGCCAAGTGTAGAAGATTTGGAACGTATAAAAGCAAATTTTGAAGCCAACAAGATTCCCTCTGTCAAGGCAAAAAACACCTACTGGGATAACTATGGGCTAACTTATGTAGACCCTGATGGGTTTAGAGTGGTGGTGGTTTATCAAGAGAAATAG
- a CDS encoding VOC family protein, producing MNFNKIKLYSANLAAQISFYTQTLGFELLEKTANTFSLKIGKTVLQFVEKSGATNYHYAFNIPSNKGAEALKWLQQRVNILDWQGMDLVDFSDWNAEAMYFYDKDMNIVELIARKNLNMDRKEAFGVDQVLEVSEIGVPTNAVKAVYKSLLQTFPIERYSGDLARFAALGDEHGLFIVINNKQKKWIPRDDEAHFSPFEVHLKHQNSHFELQYKNGMFVRIN from the coding sequence ATGAATTTCAATAAAATAAAGCTTTATAGCGCCAATTTAGCGGCACAAATATCCTTCTATACGCAAACGTTAGGATTTGAGTTGTTAGAAAAAACAGCCAATACGTTTAGCCTAAAAATAGGAAAAACAGTCTTGCAGTTTGTTGAGAAAAGTGGAGCAACCAATTATCATTATGCTTTTAACATTCCGTCCAACAAAGGAGCAGAGGCATTAAAATGGCTTCAACAGCGGGTAAATATTTTGGATTGGCAAGGAATGGATTTAGTTGACTTTTCAGATTGGAATGCTGAGGCAATGTATTTTTATGACAAAGATATGAATATCGTGGAGCTGATTGCCAGAAAAAATTTAAATATGGATAGGAAGGAAGCATTTGGAGTAGATCAAGTACTGGAAGTTAGCGAAATAGGAGTGCCAACCAATGCTGTAAAAGCTGTCTATAAGAGCTTGCTACAAACTTTTCCTATAGAACGCTACAGTGGTGATTTGGCACGTTTTGCGGCTTTGGGTGATGAGCATGGTTTATTTATTGTTATTAATAACAAGCAGAAAAAATGGATTCCTAGAGATGACGAAGCCCACTTTTCGCCTTTTGAAGTACATTTAAAACACCAGAACAGCCACTTTGAACTTCAATACAAAAATGGAATGTTTGTTAGAATTAACTAG
- the ffh gene encoding signal recognition particle protein: MFDSLSERLEGAFKSLTGDGKLTEINVATSIKEIRRALVGADVNYKIAKEFTDKIKAQALGTKNVLASVRPGELMTKIVNDELVELMGGQATGINIKGKPGIILIAGLQGSGKTTFTGKLAKFLKVKKGKRVLLSACDVYRPAAITQLTVLGEQVGVEVYKELENKNPVEIAQNAVAHAAKMGFDVVIVDTAGRLAVDEEMMNEIEAVKNGINPSEALFVVDAMTGQDAVNTAKAFNERINYDGVVLTKMDGDTRGGAALSIKYTVGKPIKFVSRGEKMDELDVFHPDRMAQRILGMGDIVSLVEKAQEQFDEKEAKRLESKIKKNKFDFDDFKTQLNHIRKMGNLKNLISMIPGMGKIAKNLDIDDNAFSKIEAIINSMTPQERKNPSIINGSRKKRIARGSGNKLEEVNQFMRQFEQMRKMMHQMSKMQGQGGGGMSMPKFPGR, encoded by the coding sequence ATGTTTGACAGTTTATCAGAACGTTTAGAAGGTGCCTTTAAGTCGTTGACAGGAGACGGTAAACTAACGGAAATTAACGTCGCTACCTCCATTAAAGAGATTCGTCGTGCCTTAGTTGGTGCCGATGTAAACTACAAAATTGCCAAAGAATTTACAGATAAAATCAAGGCGCAAGCTTTGGGAACTAAAAATGTACTTGCTTCTGTTCGTCCTGGTGAATTAATGACCAAAATCGTTAACGATGAATTGGTCGAACTAATGGGTGGTCAAGCAACAGGTATTAATATCAAAGGGAAACCAGGTATTATCTTAATTGCTGGTTTACAAGGTTCGGGTAAAACTACTTTTACAGGTAAATTAGCAAAATTTTTAAAAGTAAAAAAAGGTAAGCGTGTTTTACTTTCTGCTTGTGATGTTTATCGTCCTGCGGCCATCACTCAGCTAACTGTTTTAGGAGAGCAAGTGGGAGTAGAGGTATATAAAGAATTAGAAAACAAAAACCCTGTTGAAATTGCTCAAAATGCAGTGGCTCACGCTGCCAAAATGGGCTTTGATGTGGTTATTGTCGATACAGCGGGTCGTTTGGCTGTAGACGAAGAAATGATGAATGAAATTGAAGCTGTTAAAAATGGTATCAATCCTTCTGAAGCATTATTCGTTGTGGATGCCATGACAGGTCAAGATGCTGTTAATACGGCAAAAGCCTTTAACGAACGTATTAATTACGATGGAGTTGTATTGACCAAAATGGATGGTGATACTCGTGGTGGTGCGGCACTTTCTATCAAATACACGGTTGGCAAGCCAATTAAGTTTGTTAGTAGAGGGGAAAAAATGGATGAATTAGATGTCTTCCACCCTGATCGTATGGCTCAGCGTATTTTAGGTATGGGAGATATTGTTTCTTTGGTTGAAAAAGCTCAAGAACAATTCGATGAGAAAGAAGCCAAACGTTTGGAAAGCAAAATCAAAAAGAACAAATTTGATTTTGACGACTTCAAAACTCAGTTGAACCATATCCGCAAAATGGGTAACTTAAAGAACTTGATTAGCATGATTCCTGGTATGGGCAAAATTGCTAAAAATTTGGACATTGATGATAATGCCTTTAGCAAAATTGAAGCTATTATCAATTCGATGACTCCTCAAGAACGTAAAAACCCTAGTATTATCAATGGTAGCCGCAAAAAACGTATCGCTCGTGGTTCTGGAAATAAACTAGAAGAGGTCAACCAATTTATGCGCCAATTTGAGCAAATGCGTAAGATGATGCATCAAATGAGCAAAATGCAAGGCCAAGGTGGTGGTGGAATGAGCATGCCAAAATTCCCTGGACGTTAG
- a CDS encoding DUF4476 domain-containing protein → MKRTIGIFLMGLLLVGCEGNGTISGEMSGKYESTTTHSYTEKVNGKTVKETNSKTTSSGGFENDFNVVIGNGDTTLAQNEIPVLNPKISCTKQLSLEDVEVLKTKVSQAHLDKNRVLTAKILINDWCLTSNQVRDVLALFTMDKYRLEFAKFAYGHVTDRINYGRVKDAFSFDATKQLLDNYINTL, encoded by the coding sequence ATGAAAAGAACAATAGGAATTTTTTTGATGGGATTGTTACTCGTAGGATGCGAAGGCAATGGTACGATTTCGGGAGAAATGAGTGGCAAATACGAATCTACAACAACACATTCTTATACAGAGAAAGTGAATGGGAAAACGGTCAAAGAGACCAATTCTAAAACAACTTCTAGCGGTGGTTTTGAAAATGATTTTAATGTGGTGATAGGAAATGGAGATACAACATTGGCACAAAATGAAATTCCAGTTTTAAATCCTAAAATTAGTTGCACAAAGCAGTTGAGTCTAGAGGATGTGGAGGTCTTAAAAACGAAAGTTAGCCAAGCGCATTTGGATAAAAATAGAGTATTAACGGCTAAAATTTTAATCAATGATTGGTGCTTAACTTCCAATCAGGTAAGAGATGTTTTAGCCTTGTTTACAATGGATAAATATCGGTTGGAATTTGCAAAATTTGCTTATGGTCATGTCACCGATAGAATTAATTATGGTCGTGTCAAAGATGCTTTTTCTTTTGATGCTACCAAGCAACTGTTGGATAATTATATCAATACTTTGTAA